In the Raineyella fluvialis genome, AGTGGCCGGCGACGCTCTGGGACGACATCGTGGCCGCGATGCATCGCCTCGAGGAACGTACGGGTCGTACGCTCGGCGGCGCGGAGAAGCCCCTCCTCGTCTCGGTGCGCTCCGGCGCCGTGCAGTCCATGCCCGGCATGATGGACACGATCCTCAACCTGGGCATCAACGACACCTCCGTCGAGGCGCTCGGCGCCGAGGCGGGCAACCCGCGCTTCGCCTGGGACTCCTACCGGCGTTTCATCCAGATGTACGGCGAGGTCGTCGAGGGGATCGCCCCGCACATCTACGAGGACGCCCTCACCGCGATGAAGCAGGCCAAGGGTGCCGCCAGCGACACCGACCTGACCACCGAGGACCTCCAGGAGCTGGTCGCCGAGTTCAAGCGGCTCTCCACCGAGGCCCTCGGCGGCGCCTGGTCGACCGACCCGATGGAGCAGCTGCGCCGCGCCGTCGACGCCGTCTTCAAGTCCTGGAACAACCCGCGCGCCGAGGTCTACCGCCGCGCCAACAACATCTCCGCGGCGATGGGCACCGCCGTCAACGTGATGCAGATGGTGTTCGGCAACATGGGTGAGACCTCCGCGACGGGTGTCTGCTTCACCCGCAACCCCTCCACCGGCGCCAAGGAGCTGTACGGCGAGTTCCTCACCAACGCCCAGGGCGAGGATGTCGTCGCCGGCATCCGTACGCCCCGGCGGCTGGAGGAGATGGAGCAGGTGCTCCCCGACGCCTACCACCAGCTCCTCGACACCATGGAGCGGATGGAGAAGCACTACCGCGACATGCAGGACATGGAGTTCACCATCCAGGACGAGAAGCTCTACATGCTGCAGACCCGCAACGGGAAGCGGACGGCGCGGGCGGCGATCAAGGTCGCCGGGGACCTGGTGGACGAGGGCATCATCGACAAGACCGAGGCCGTCCGCCGGATCGAGCCCAGCCAGCTCGACCAGCTGATGCACCCCGGCATCGACCCCGAGGCCAAGCCCGAGGCGGTCACCGTCGGCCTGAACGCGTCCCCGGGTGCCGCCGTCGGCTCGGTCGTCTTCGACGCCGACACCGCCGAGGAGCGTGGCAAGGCCGGCGAGGACGTCGTGCTGGTGCGCTGGGAGACCACTCCGGACGACATCCACGGCGTCATCCAGGCGCAGGGCGTGCTGACCTCCCACGGCGGCATGACCTCCCACGCGGCCGTCGTCGCCCGAGGCATGGGTCGGCCCTGTGTCGCCGGCGCGCACGAGCTGTCGATCGACGCCGCCAACAAGGTGTTCAGCATCAACGGCCGGACCTGGCACGAGGGCGACATCATCTCCATCGACGGGTCGACCGGTGAGGTGTTCGACGGGGCCGTCAAGCTGATCCCGCCGTCGATGAGCGAGGACTTCGAGCGGATCATCAGCTGGGCCGACGAGGTGCGCTCGCTGACCGTCCGCGCGAACGCCGACAACGGCCCGGACGCGGCCAAGGCGCGGGAATTCGGCGCCCAGGGCATCGGTCTGTGCCGCACCGAGCACATGTTCATGGACGAGGTCCGGCTGCCCGCCGTGCAGCGGATGATCCTCGCCGACAACGAGGCCGACCGGGCCGCCGCGCTGGAGGAGATCCTCCCGCTGCAGCAGTCCGACTTCGAGGCGATCTTCGAGGCGATGAGCGGCCTGCCGGTCAACATCCGCCTGCTCGACCCGCCGCTGCACGAGTTCCTGCCCGGCCTGGTCGAGCAGAACCTCAAGGTGCAGGCGCTGCAGCTGAAGGGTGCCCCGGCCGAGGAGCTGGCCAAGGAGGAGGCGCTGCTGGCGCGGGTGAAGAAGCTGTCCGAGGCGAACCCGATGCTCGGCACCCGCGGCTGCCGGCTGTCGCTGCTCTACCCGGAGATCCCGGACATGCAGACGAAGGCCATCGTCCGCGCCGCCATCGCCGTCAAGCAGCGTGGCGGGGACCCGATCATGGAGATCATGGTCCCGCTGGTCGCCTACCCGGAGGAGCTCAAGCGCCTGCGCGAGATCATCGTCCGGGTGGCGGATGAGGAGATCGCCGCCGCCGGGGTGTCGCTGGACTACACCGTCGGCACGATGATCGAGCTGCCCCGCGCCGCCCTGGTCGCGGACCAGATCGCCGACTACGCGGACTACTTCAGCTTCGGCACCAACGACCTGACCCAGACCGGCATCGGCCTGTCGCGCGACGACGCCGAGGGCTCGTTCCTCAACGCGTACATCGACAACGACATCATCCCGGCCAACCCGTTCGCCCAGATCGACCGCGACGGGGTCGGGGAGCTGGTCCGCATCGGTGTCGAGAAGGGTCGGAGCAAGAAGCCCACGCTGAAGACCGGTGTCTGCGGCGAGCACGGTGGTGACCCGGAGTCTATCGAGCTGTTCAACGAGATCGGCATGAACTACGTGTCCTGCTCTCCGTTCCGCGTCCCGATCGCCCGCCTC is a window encoding:
- the ppdK gene encoding pyruvate, phosphate dikinase; this encodes MTDQAPQSRYIYDLAEGNAEMKPLLGGKGAGVAEMYRIGVPVPDAFTVTTTACVEAMKTGQWPATLWDDIVAAMHRLEERTGRTLGGAEKPLLVSVRSGAVQSMPGMMDTILNLGINDTSVEALGAEAGNPRFAWDSYRRFIQMYGEVVEGIAPHIYEDALTAMKQAKGAASDTDLTTEDLQELVAEFKRLSTEALGGAWSTDPMEQLRRAVDAVFKSWNNPRAEVYRRANNISAAMGTAVNVMQMVFGNMGETSATGVCFTRNPSTGAKELYGEFLTNAQGEDVVAGIRTPRRLEEMEQVLPDAYHQLLDTMERMEKHYRDMQDMEFTIQDEKLYMLQTRNGKRTARAAIKVAGDLVDEGIIDKTEAVRRIEPSQLDQLMHPGIDPEAKPEAVTVGLNASPGAAVGSVVFDADTAEERGKAGEDVVLVRWETTPDDIHGVIQAQGVLTSHGGMTSHAAVVARGMGRPCVAGAHELSIDAANKVFSINGRTWHEGDIISIDGSTGEVFDGAVKLIPPSMSEDFERIISWADEVRSLTVRANADNGPDAAKAREFGAQGIGLCRTEHMFMDEVRLPAVQRMILADNEADRAAALEEILPLQQSDFEAIFEAMSGLPVNIRLLDPPLHEFLPGLVEQNLKVQALQLKGAPAEELAKEEALLARVKKLSEANPMLGTRGCRLSLLYPEIPDMQTKAIVRAAIAVKQRGGDPIMEIMVPLVAYPEELKRLREIIVRVADEEIAAAGVSLDYTVGTMIELPRAALVADQIADYADYFSFGTNDLTQTGIGLSRDDAEGSFLNAYIDNDIIPANPFAQIDRDGVGELVRIGVEKGRSKKPTLKTGVCGEHGGDPESIELFNEIGMNYVSCSPFRVPIARLAAARAALGQQA